A region from the Prevotella melaninogenica genome encodes:
- a CDS encoding vWA domain-containing protein has protein sequence MEFANSGYLLLLLLLIPYLLWYFFRGKGKEPTMRMSDTFAYQHAPRSWKVRLIHLPMALRCIVYALVVIVLARPQTYNAWDNKDTEGIDIMLTMDVSASMLTEDVFPNRLEVAKDVASEFISSRPSDNIGLTIFAGEAFTQCPMTLDHAALLNLLHNVRTDLVTSGLMQDGTAIGMGLANSVSRLKDSKAKSKVVILLTDGSNNVGSISPMTAATIAKKFGIRVYTIGLGRETGEDIGAIDYNTLQDIAILTNGEFYRAQSQAELLKIYHDIDKLEKTKMSMKTYDRLHEAYMPFAWFALLLFCFELLLRWTVFRRLP, from the coding sequence ATGGAATTTGCCAATAGTGGATATCTCCTTTTACTGCTTTTGTTGATACCGTATTTATTATGGTATTTCTTTCGTGGTAAAGGAAAAGAACCAACCATGAGGATGAGTGATACCTTCGCTTATCAGCATGCTCCAAGAAGTTGGAAGGTGAGATTGATTCACCTCCCTATGGCTTTGCGATGTATAGTCTATGCATTAGTAGTGATTGTCTTGGCTCGTCCTCAAACATATAATGCTTGGGATAATAAAGATACTGAAGGTATTGACATAATGTTGACAATGGATGTATCAGCAAGTATGTTAACAGAGGATGTTTTCCCTAATCGTTTGGAGGTTGCAAAGGACGTAGCATCCGAATTTATCAGTAGTCGTCCAAGTGATAACATTGGACTTACAATCTTTGCTGGTGAAGCCTTTACGCAATGTCCAATGACCCTTGACCATGCAGCATTATTGAATCTTCTTCATAATGTTCGTACAGATTTGGTAACAAGCGGTTTGATGCAAGATGGTACAGCTATCGGTATGGGATTAGCCAACTCTGTCAGTCGCTTGAAAGATTCTAAAGCTAAGAGTAAAGTAGTTATCTTATTAACGGATGGAAGCAATAATGTTGGTTCTATCTCCCCAATGACAGCTGCTACAATAGCAAAGAAATTCGGTATCAGAGTTTATACAATAGGCTTGGGAAGAGAGACTGGAGAAGACATCGGCGCTATTGATTATAATACTTTGCAAGATATTGCAATATTAACGAATGGCGAATTCTATAGAGCACAAAGTCAAGCAGAGTTGTTAAAAATTTATCATGATATTGATAAACTTGAGAAAACTAAGATGAGTATGAAGACATACGATCGTTTACATGAGGCTTATATGCCTTTTGCATGGTTTGCTTTATTACTCTTCTGTTTTGAGTTACTGCTTCGTTGGACAGTCTTTAGACGATTGCCATAA
- a CDS encoding VWA domain-containing protein, whose amino-acid sequence MFRFDNPIYLWLLLLIPLSVIIYLYSIRKRKQRMAKFGNTVLINQLSPMISQRREWIKFVLVELVLLLLILIVARPQVGSKIASNKEREGIETIIALDISNSMLAEDVAPSRLEKSKLLVENLMNKFSEDKIGLIVFAGDAFVQLPITSDYVSAKMFLDNINPSLIGTQGTDIGKALQLSMNSFTPNAKVGKAIILITDGEDNEGGAEKMAKQAYRKGINVFILGVGSKDGATIPMPDGSELKTSTGELVRTRLNEEMCKQIAAAGHGVYVHVNNSSTADAVLRRELSKLQKGKINNVVYSDFDEQFQALALLVVILLIADVLLLERKRRW is encoded by the coding sequence ATGTTTAGATTTGATAATCCCATATATCTGTGGTTGTTATTACTGATTCCCTTATCAGTAATCATCTACTTATATTCCATTCGTAAGCGTAAGCAACGAATGGCAAAGTTTGGGAATACTGTACTTATCAATCAGCTTTCTCCTATGATAAGTCAGAGGAGGGAATGGATTAAATTTGTATTAGTAGAACTGGTGTTATTGCTCCTTATACTTATTGTTGCTCGTCCTCAAGTTGGAAGTAAGATTGCTTCTAACAAGGAAAGAGAAGGTATAGAGACTATTATTGCACTTGATATTAGTAATTCAATGTTGGCTGAGGATGTTGCCCCTTCTCGTTTAGAAAAGAGTAAGTTGTTGGTTGAGAATTTAATGAACAAGTTTAGTGAGGATAAGATAGGATTAATAGTCTTTGCTGGTGATGCCTTTGTTCAACTCCCAATAACAAGTGACTATGTTTCTGCCAAGATGTTTTTAGACAATATCAACCCTTCACTTATTGGAACACAAGGAACAGATATTGGTAAAGCACTTCAACTTTCAATGAATAGTTTCACACCTAACGCTAAGGTTGGTAAAGCTATCATCTTGATAACTGATGGTGAAGACAATGAGGGTGGAGCTGAGAAAATGGCAAAGCAAGCATATCGTAAAGGGATTAATGTCTTTATCTTAGGTGTTGGTTCAAAAGATGGTGCTACTATTCCAATGCCTGATGGAAGTGAATTAAAGACATCAACAGGAGAGCTTGTTAGGACTCGCCTTAATGAAGAGATGTGTAAACAGATTGCTGCAGCAGGACATGGAGTATATGTTCATGTCAATAATAGTAGTACTGCTGATGCTGTATTGAGAAGAGAACTTAGTAAACTGCAAAAAGGAAAAATAAACAATGTTGTTTATAGTGACTTTGACGAACAGTTCCAAGCATTGGCATTACTGGTTGTTATTCTATTGATTGCAGATGTCTTATTACTTGAAAGAAAAAGACGTTGGTAA
- a CDS encoding tetratricopeptide repeat protein: protein MVKRLYITICILFMFVGANGQTSNQLIRGGNKFFSSKNYAQAEILYRKAVDKDAKNAIANYNLGRSLQAQKKNDEAKKLYEKDAKLEKDPVRLSSSYNNLGTIYQGEQDYAKAIEAYKGALRSNPNHKNARYNLELCKRKQKQQQKKQQSSNKNKNKSDKNKDRKNRSQNQNKNKNKNQKNKQQKENQGMSKDNAEQLLNAVKQQEKETQERLSKVMRQPSDKKLDKNW, encoded by the coding sequence ATGGTTAAACGACTTTATATCACAATATGTATATTGTTTATGTTTGTTGGAGCAAATGGACAAACATCTAATCAACTCATTAGAGGGGGCAATAAGTTTTTCTCTTCAAAGAACTATGCACAAGCAGAGATACTTTATCGCAAGGCTGTTGATAAAGATGCAAAGAATGCAATTGCCAACTATAATTTAGGTAGAAGCCTACAAGCGCAGAAGAAGAATGATGAAGCTAAAAAGCTCTATGAGAAAGATGCTAAGTTAGAGAAAGACCCTGTACGTCTGTCAAGTAGTTATAATAACTTAGGAACTATTTATCAAGGTGAGCAAGACTATGCTAAAGCTATAGAAGCCTACAAAGGTGCTTTGCGTAGTAACCCTAATCATAAGAATGCTCGATATAATTTAGAACTGTGTAAACGCAAGCAGAAACAGCAGCAAAAGAAACAGCAATCATCAAATAAAAATAAGAATAAATCTGATAAGAATAAAGATAGGAAGAATCGATCCCAAAATCAGAATAAAAACAAGAATAAAAATCAGAAGAACAAACAACAGAAAGAAAATCAAGGCATGAGTAAAGATAATGCAGAGCAACTTCTCAATGCTGTTAAACAGCAGGAGAAAGAAACGCAAGAACGTTTGTCAAAAGTGATGCGTCAGCCTTCTGATAAAAAACTTGATAAAAACTGGTAA
- a CDS encoding BatD family protein produces MKRYIILFLSLMSVCLLQAQRVRVAAPKQVTVGEEFQVEYIVYTQDVRRFQLGRLSNGLEKVFGPATSSQSNYQFIDGHASSSSSMSFTYVFIATKKGNLNIGPAHIFVNDQELASTPVRIVVTNGPTNVGHYDSHNDPRTAPSRVSSNDLFIKVSANKTTVYEQEPVLLTYKVYTTKNLRQLIGKMPDLVGFHVQEVDLPQQKTFHKERIGKRLYNCVTWSQYVMYPQITGTLKVPPLTFHGVIQESNTFNPFEAFGIDGGSTNINKDIVAPGLAIKVLPLPSRPADFSGGVGHFNLSAQLDKKEIKAGNPVTIRVVVSGAGNLKLIKQPIIQIPKEFESYDVKVTDKTQLTTKGAEGNMIYDQVVIPHQEGLVAIPPVKFCYYDLAQRKYVTLQTSPMELKVSRGDGTSKDILSVDLPNEDILPLKQGSSSLDKVGNFFFGSIAYYIILILLLGTGGVLSFYYRDRFAHRVDMVLKRGKNANRIASSRLHAAELLMLKNKNLDFYDEVLKTLWGYASDKLNLPVELLSRDNISGQFSKIKVPYEVIDKYISAIDECEFERYAPGDEKGNMKRTLDAAMKAIADMEEAVKKLKPSKKKTLNFFFLLICMSVFSLQLSAQTKADVDKLYQKGHYKQAVKGYENLLRQGESAALYYNLGNSYYRLDNIPHAVLSYERAQRLAPSDEDIRFNLQLAQSKTIDNLTPEPEMFFVTWYKALVNFMSVDNWAILSLVCLFISLLALVIYLFVEIEFLRKLAKVILPLFFFFFLLNTFFAIQQVSMLDSESHGIIMTPSAVVRKMPDPKSAEAFILHEGSKVRITDNSMSQWTEIKLSDGRQGWIKAENVEAI; encoded by the coding sequence ATGAAAAGATATATTATTTTATTTCTATCTCTCATGAGTGTTTGTCTTTTACAAGCACAACGAGTTCGGGTGGCTGCACCTAAACAAGTAACAGTAGGAGAAGAGTTCCAAGTTGAATACATCGTATATACTCAGGATGTACGTAGGTTTCAATTGGGTAGGTTATCAAATGGACTTGAGAAAGTGTTTGGACCTGCAACTTCTTCGCAATCAAATTATCAATTCATTGATGGGCATGCAAGTAGTTCTTCTTCTATGTCGTTTACATACGTCTTTATAGCAACAAAGAAAGGAAATTTAAATATTGGACCTGCTCATATTTTTGTGAATGATCAGGAGCTTGCATCTACACCAGTGAGAATCGTTGTTACTAATGGTCCTACTAATGTTGGTCATTATGATTCGCACAATGATCCACGAACAGCACCGTCAAGAGTATCTTCTAATGACTTATTTATAAAGGTGAGTGCTAATAAGACTACTGTTTATGAGCAGGAGCCTGTTTTACTTACATATAAAGTTTATACAACAAAGAATCTACGTCAGCTCATTGGTAAAATGCCCGATTTGGTTGGCTTTCATGTACAAGAGGTAGACTTACCACAACAAAAGACTTTCCATAAAGAACGTATTGGTAAGCGTTTGTATAATTGTGTCACTTGGAGTCAGTATGTAATGTATCCACAAATAACTGGAACATTGAAGGTTCCACCATTGACATTCCATGGAGTCATACAAGAATCGAATACATTCAATCCATTTGAAGCTTTTGGTATTGATGGCGGTAGCACAAATATCAATAAAGATATTGTTGCCCCAGGATTAGCAATTAAAGTTTTGCCTTTGCCAAGTCGTCCGGCAGACTTCTCTGGTGGTGTAGGTCATTTTAATCTTTCAGCACAGTTAGATAAGAAAGAAATAAAGGCAGGTAATCCTGTTACGATTCGTGTCGTTGTTAGCGGAGCAGGAAACTTGAAGTTGATTAAGCAGCCTATAATTCAGATTCCAAAGGAATTTGAATCATACGATGTAAAGGTTACTGATAAAACGCAATTGACGACAAAAGGAGCTGAGGGAAACATGATTTACGACCAGGTTGTAATTCCTCATCAAGAGGGGCTGGTTGCCATTCCTCCAGTAAAGTTCTGTTATTACGATTTAGCACAGAGGAAGTATGTAACGCTTCAAACGTCTCCGATGGAGTTGAAGGTTTCAAGAGGTGATGGTACTTCAAAAGATATTCTGTCAGTAGATTTACCAAATGAAGATATCTTACCATTAAAGCAAGGAAGCAGCTCACTTGATAAAGTTGGTAACTTCTTCTTTGGATCAATAGCATATTATATCATTCTCATTTTGCTATTAGGAACAGGTGGAGTTCTTTCCTTCTATTATCGTGATCGTTTTGCACATCGTGTCGACATGGTTTTGAAACGTGGAAAGAACGCTAACCGTATAGCTTCCAGTCGTTTACATGCAGCAGAACTCTTAATGTTGAAGAACAAGAATCTCGATTTTTACGATGAGGTTCTAAAGACTTTATGGGGTTATGCAAGTGATAAGCTAAACCTTCCTGTTGAATTATTATCACGTGATAACATCAGCGGACAATTTAGTAAAATTAAAGTACCGTATGAAGTCATTGACAAGTATATTTCTGCTATTGATGAATGTGAATTTGAACGTTATGCTCCTGGTGACGAGAAAGGTAATATGAAAAGAACACTTGATGCTGCAATGAAGGCTATAGCTGATATGGAAGAAGCTGTTAAGAAGTTGAAACCTTCTAAGAAAAAGACATTAAACTTCTTCTTCCTTCTTATTTGTATGTCTGTATTCTCTTTACAATTATCAGCACAAACAAAGGCTGATGTTGACAAACTTTATCAAAAGGGACATTACAAGCAGGCTGTTAAGGGATATGAGAACCTATTGAGGCAGGGAGAATCTGCCGCCCTGTATTATAATCTTGGCAATAGCTACTATCGTCTTGATAACATTCCACATGCTGTTCTTTCTTATGAGCGTGCACAGCGTCTTGCTCCGAGTGATGAAGATATCCGTTTCAACCTTCAATTGGCGCAATCAAAGACAATTGATAATTTAACTCCAGAGCCAGAGATGTTTTTCGTCACATGGTATAAAGCTTTAGTTAATTTTATGAGTGTTGATAACTGGGCTATCTTAAGTCTTGTTTGCTTGTTTATCTCGCTTTTAGCACTTGTTATCTATCTATTTGTTGAGATTGAGTTTCTTAGAAAGTTGGCAAAAGTTATATTGCCGCTTTTCTTTTTCTTCTTCCTTCTCAACACATTCTTTGCTATCCAGCAAGTTTCCATGTTAGATTCAGAGTCTCATGGTATCATCATGACTCCTTCAGCAGTTGTTAGAAAGATGCCTGACCCCAAGTCTGCTGAGGCGTTTATCCTTCATGAAGGGTCTAAGGTAAGAATTACTGACAATAGTATGAGCCAATGGACGGAAATTAAATTAAGTGATGGACGTCAGGGATGGATTAAGGCTGAAAATGTTGAAGCTATATAA
- a CDS encoding phosphatase PAP2 family protein, translating to MNLDVLRELDKSLLLTFNGGNNLFLDYFILTVTSAYTWIPLYASLLYLVIKNNENWQKIMLIVGMMALGLLIVNGVNIGIVKPFIARPRPLNNPDLQGLVMTVNYYKANGYSFFSSHTANAFVISVFFCLLVRDRVFSFVMISWSLIVSLTRPYLGVHYPSDVFVGMIFGSSVAILIYFLYLRIYIRFSEKLHYISTRYTRTGYNFADIDVVICVLILTFIYATFCAVLSI from the coding sequence ATGAATTTAGACGTTTTACGAGAACTCGATAAATCATTATTACTCACTTTTAATGGGGGTAATAATCTTTTTCTTGACTATTTCATCTTGACGGTGACGTCTGCTTACACATGGATTCCACTTTATGCGTCTTTACTTTATCTGGTTATAAAAAACAATGAGAACTGGCAAAAAATCATGCTTATTGTCGGTATGATGGCATTGGGACTTCTGATAGTAAATGGTGTTAACATTGGTATTGTTAAGCCATTTATAGCCCGACCTCGTCCACTCAACAATCCTGACCTACAAGGATTGGTTATGACCGTAAATTATTATAAGGCTAATGGTTATAGCTTCTTTTCTTCTCATACTGCAAATGCTTTTGTTATTTCAGTCTTCTTTTGTTTATTGGTACGTGATCGTGTCTTTTCATTCGTAATGATATCTTGGAGCCTTATCGTTTCTCTCACACGTCCTTATCTTGGCGTACATTATCCGTCTGACGTGTTTGTTGGAATGATATTTGGTTCAAGCGTCGCCATTCTCATTTATTTTTTATACCTTCGCATTTACATTCGTTTCAGTGAGAAGTTGCACTATATTTCGACGAGATATACACGAACAGGTTATAACTTTGCAGATATTGACGTTGTTATCTGCGTGCTTATACTTACATTCATTTATGCGACTTTTTGTGCTGTTTTATCAATATAA
- a CDS encoding S-adenosylmethionine:tRNA ribosyltransferase-isomerase: MSEDTKHICISDYNYPLPDARIAKFPLAERDHSKLLLYKHGEVSEDIFYNLPENLPKGALMVFNNTKVIQARMHFRKETGALIEVFLMEPAQPTDYELMFQTNHACAWLCMVGNLKKWKEGALKREFEIKGHKLTLTASMDRTKVQMQAGGTNHWINFEWDNSNISFAEILEAVGELPIPPYLNRATEESDKETYQTVYSKIKGSVAAPTAGLHFTDRVLKALDEHGIDREELTLHVGAGTFKPVKSHEIEGHSMHTEFVVVRRQTLEKLLKHHCQAIAVGTTSVRTLESLYYMGVKLVLSPDATEKDLHVNQWEPYDLPHNAEGLVEKDGKVITVEDAIRHLLAYLDKDGLNVLHSSTRIIIAPGFTYKIVKALVTNFHQPQSTLLLLVSAFLRGDWRKVYDYALCHDFRFLSYGDSSLLMP; encoded by the coding sequence ATGTCTGAAGATACAAAACATATCTGCATTTCTGATTACAACTATCCCCTCCCTGATGCGCGCATTGCCAAATTCCCATTAGCAGAGCGCGACCATAGTAAGCTTTTGCTTTATAAGCATGGAGAAGTATCGGAGGATATATTTTATAATCTTCCTGAAAATTTGCCTAAAGGTGCATTAATGGTTTTCAATAATACGAAAGTCATCCAAGCACGTATGCACTTCCGTAAGGAAACGGGCGCACTGATAGAGGTCTTTCTTATGGAACCCGCACAACCAACTGATTATGAGTTGATGTTCCAGACAAATCATGCGTGTGCATGGCTTTGTATGGTGGGTAATCTCAAGAAGTGGAAGGAAGGAGCATTGAAACGTGAATTTGAAATCAAGGGACATAAGCTAACGCTCACAGCATCAATGGACCGCACAAAGGTTCAGATGCAGGCTGGTGGAACGAATCATTGGATTAACTTTGAGTGGGATAATTCAAACATCTCTTTTGCTGAAATCCTCGAAGCTGTGGGTGAGTTGCCTATTCCTCCCTATCTTAACCGTGCGACCGAAGAAAGCGACAAGGAGACCTATCAAACGGTATATTCCAAAATTAAAGGCTCAGTGGCAGCCCCTACGGCTGGACTTCACTTTACTGATCGGGTATTGAAAGCACTTGATGAGCATGGCATTGATCGTGAGGAGCTCACCCTTCATGTTGGAGCAGGAACTTTCAAACCTGTGAAAAGCCACGAGATTGAAGGACATAGTATGCACACAGAATTTGTCGTTGTTCGTCGTCAGACATTAGAAAAGTTGCTTAAACATCATTGTCAAGCGATTGCCGTGGGGACAACAAGTGTAAGAACATTGGAGAGCCTTTATTATATGGGTGTAAAGCTTGTGTTATCACCAGATGCAACAGAGAAGGACCTCCACGTTAATCAATGGGAACCATACGACTTGCCACATAATGCAGAGGGATTGGTTGAAAAGGATGGGAAGGTAATAACAGTAGAAGATGCCATCCGACACCTTCTCGCTTATTTGGATAAAGATGGATTAAATGTGCTACATTCAAGTACACGGATTATTATCGCACCAGGTTTTACTTACAAGATTGTCAAGGCACTCGTTACCAATTTCCATCAGCCGCAATCAACGTTATTGCTTTTGGTAAGTGCTTTCTTAAGAGGAGATTGGCGAAAGGTATATGACTACGCACTCTGTCATGATTTTCGTTTTCTTAGCTATGGTGACTCTTCATTGCTGATGCCATAG
- a CDS encoding DUF2027 domain-containing protein: MKIGDKVRFLSSTGGGIIAGFKGNIVLVEDEDGFQIPTPVNEVVVVEDTASDRAKLRIDQQQRKIEKGEDNRSIKQLLTSTNTEDDEVGDDWRDVDANIEPNDDPSINFEAPVKERLGGDELSVYLAFTPTDIKNLTTTHFKSFLVNDSNYHLHFSYSLKQDESWVLKAAGELEPNTKLLIEDFTLADLNEMLNGCVQLFSYKKDKPFVLKPTCDLKVKIDAVKFYKLNTFHENIFFEQPALIYTLIEKDKPAQQPMLEPITRKAEEEKTEELKVGFSSPSRLSKEEIDKKTDELAKRYKFERKKPAKQILSDNKIIIDLHADELLETTAGMTAVDILDYQLDVFRRTLDQYKDQHGKKLIFIHGKGEGVLRRAIIHELNYKYKHCSYQDASFREYGYGATQVTIK; this comes from the coding sequence ATGAAAATTGGAGATAAAGTTAGGTTTTTGAGTTCCACTGGTGGTGGTATCATCGCTGGATTTAAAGGTAATATCGTGCTCGTAGAAGATGAAGATGGTTTTCAGATTCCAACACCAGTCAACGAAGTTGTTGTTGTTGAGGATACTGCTTCCGATCGTGCAAAGCTCCGTATTGACCAACAGCAACGTAAGATAGAGAAAGGCGAGGACAACCGAAGCATTAAACAACTTCTTACGTCCACTAATACAGAGGATGACGAGGTTGGGGATGATTGGCGTGATGTTGATGCTAATATCGAACCTAATGATGACCCTTCCATTAACTTTGAAGCTCCTGTAAAGGAACGTTTGGGAGGTGATGAATTGTCGGTTTATTTAGCTTTTACGCCTACAGATATAAAGAATCTCACGACGACACACTTCAAGTCCTTTCTTGTCAACGACTCTAATTATCACCTTCATTTCTCTTACTCCTTGAAGCAAGACGAAAGCTGGGTATTGAAAGCTGCGGGCGAATTAGAGCCAAACACGAAACTACTCATTGAGGACTTCACACTTGCTGATCTTAATGAAATGCTCAATGGATGTGTTCAGCTTTTTAGTTATAAGAAGGATAAACCTTTTGTGCTCAAGCCTACTTGTGACCTGAAGGTAAAGATTGACGCTGTAAAGTTTTATAAGTTAAATACTTTCCACGAAAACATATTCTTCGAACAACCAGCGTTGATATATACGTTGATTGAGAAGGATAAGCCTGCCCAGCAGCCAATGTTGGAACCTATAACAAGAAAAGCAGAAGAAGAGAAGACAGAGGAGTTAAAAGTGGGATTTTCTTCTCCGAGCCGCCTTTCAAAGGAAGAGATTGACAAGAAGACGGACGAACTTGCCAAGCGCTATAAGTTTGAGCGTAAGAAGCCAGCAAAGCAGATTCTTAGTGATAACAAAATTATAATTGATCTCCATGCAGATGAACTTCTTGAGACAACAGCTGGTATGACAGCAGTTGATATTCTTGATTATCAGTTAGATGTCTTCCGTCGTACGCTTGATCAATACAAGGATCAACATGGTAAGAAACTCATCTTTATTCACGGTAAAGGGGAGGGCGTATTACGCCGTGCTATCATCCACGAACTTAATTATAAATACAAACATTGTTCTTATCAGGATGCCTCTTTCCGTGAGTACGGCTATGGTGCCACCCAAGTAACAATAAAATAA
- a CDS encoding NAD(+) synthase, which yields MKHGLIKVASAIPALKVADTKFNLIETEKQIVSAEGQGVEIIVFPELSITGYTCQDLFQQQLLLDDAEQAVLELLDFTRQLDITVIVGAPIAVGALLLNCAVVIQQGKLLGIVAKTFLPNYSEFYEKRWFASSQDLRPQHIHFAGTRILVTPELQIFRTSEGATFAIEICEDVWAPTPPSNHLALAGAEIIFNLSASDELAGKHTYLKSLLAQQSARTICGYVYSSSGFGESTQDIVFGGNALIYENGTLIKQGERFKIDPQLIVSEIDIENLRGERRTNSTFVNAQRPVATGLAGVTGQIGELALHVECMPPLNAHEFTLTRAFDQHPFIPRDENMQDACDEIFNIQINGLAKRLVHTNCKTAVIGISGGLDSTLALLVAVKTFDKLGLNRKGIVGVTMPGFGTTGRTYKNAMALMEHLGITIREIDIKDSVLQHFKDINHDPAIHDATYENAQARERTQILMDLSNQLNGLVIGTGDLSELALGWCTYNGDHMSMYAVNAGVPKTLTQYLVRYAADRTKDENVRRTLTDIVETPISPELKPADDKGNIAQKTEDLVGPYELHDFFLYYVLRCGFRPSKIYWMAQNAFRGVYSDETILHWMRLFFRRFFAQQFKRSCLPDGPKVGSVSLSPRGDWRMPSDAMSTNWLNELEGLS from the coding sequence ATGAAACATGGATTAATAAAGGTTGCATCAGCGATTCCTGCACTAAAGGTAGCAGACACGAAGTTCAACCTTATTGAGACCGAGAAGCAAATAGTTTCAGCTGAAGGACAAGGTGTAGAGATTATAGTCTTCCCCGAGCTTTCAATAACGGGTTATACCTGTCAGGATCTTTTCCAGCAACAGTTGCTTCTTGATGATGCTGAGCAAGCTGTTCTTGAGTTACTCGACTTTACACGTCAGTTGGATATTACCGTGATTGTAGGCGCACCGATTGCTGTTGGCGCATTACTGCTTAATTGTGCAGTCGTCATCCAGCAAGGTAAGCTGCTGGGCATCGTGGCTAAGACCTTCCTCCCTAACTACAGCGAGTTTTATGAGAAACGATGGTTTGCATCTTCACAAGACCTTCGCCCTCAGCATATTCACTTTGCAGGAACCAGAATACTCGTAACTCCAGAGTTGCAGATTTTCCGCACGTCAGAGGGTGCAACCTTTGCCATTGAAATCTGTGAAGATGTATGGGCACCAACGCCTCCAAGTAATCATCTCGCCTTGGCGGGCGCAGAAATTATCTTCAACCTTTCGGCCAGTGACGAACTTGCTGGAAAGCATACCTATTTGAAGTCGCTCCTTGCGCAGCAGAGTGCTCGAACAATTTGCGGATACGTCTATAGTAGCAGCGGCTTTGGTGAGAGCACACAAGATATTGTCTTTGGTGGAAATGCACTCATCTATGAGAATGGGACGCTCATCAAACAGGGGGAACGTTTCAAGATTGACCCTCAATTGATAGTATCCGAGATTGATATAGAGAATCTACGTGGTGAACGTCGAACCAATAGCACCTTTGTAAACGCACAACGTCCTGTAGCTACAGGGTTGGCGGGTGTTACTGGGCAGATTGGAGAACTCGCCTTACACGTTGAATGTATGCCCCCGCTCAATGCTCATGAGTTCACGCTGACACGTGCGTTCGACCAACATCCATTCATTCCTCGGGATGAGAATATGCAAGACGCTTGTGATGAAATCTTTAACATACAGATAAATGGATTGGCGAAGAGACTGGTACATACGAATTGTAAGACAGCCGTTATCGGTATCAGCGGTGGACTTGACTCTACGCTTGCGTTGCTCGTCGCTGTTAAGACTTTTGACAAACTTGGACTCAATCGTAAGGGTATCGTTGGTGTGACAATGCCAGGATTTGGAACCACGGGTCGAACCTATAAGAATGCTATGGCACTGATGGAGCATCTTGGAATAACTATCCGTGAAATCGACATAAAAGACTCAGTTTTACAGCATTTTAAAGACATTAATCACGACCCAGCGATACATGATGCTACGTATGAGAACGCTCAAGCGCGTGAGCGTACGCAGATTCTAATGGATTTAAGCAACCAGTTGAACGGGCTTGTCATTGGTACTGGCGACCTCAGTGAGCTGGCTTTGGGATGGTGTACGTATAATGGTGACCACATGAGCATGTATGCTGTAAATGCTGGTGTGCCCAAGACGTTGACACAGTATCTTGTACGCTATGCTGCGGACAGAACAAAGGACGAAAATGTACGTAGGACATTGACCGACATCGTGGAAACTCCAATCTCACCAGAACTGAAACCAGCCGATGATAAGGGAAATATAGCCCAAAAGACTGAAGACCTCGTCGGACCATACGAGCTTCACGATTTCTTCCTCTATTACGTCCTTCGCTGTGGTTTCCGTCCATCGAAAATCTATTGGATGGCGCAAAATGCTTTCCGTGGGGTTTATTCTGATGAGACAATACTTCATTGGATGCGCCTCTTCTTCCGTAGATTCTTCGCGCAGCAGTTTAAGCGTTCTTGCTTACCTGACGGTCCAAAAGTGGGCAGCGTCAGTCTATCGCCACGAGGCGATTGGAGAATGCCTTCAGATGCAATGTCAACCAACTGGCTCAATGAGTTGGAAGGACTGTCATGA